The following coding sequences lie in one Agrobacterium vitis genomic window:
- a CDS encoding efflux RND transporter periplasmic adaptor subunit has protein sequence MQKTKRFLVAGCAIAALSFSTPSFAQMPNAGPPAVGVTIAKLKPINDTTEVNGRVEAKDSVNLVARVTGFLEEQLFKEGSEVKKGQVLFRIERQSYEADLDSKKATLAENQATLENSNISLARNEQLRAGGSGSQSNLDDARATQRTSIAKVAESEADVRTSQINLGYTDIIAPIDGRIGLASVTVGNVVSSSSGTLATVVSQDPMYVKFPISVRRLIELRQRFDKEGGLEKSVKLKIRLPDGRLYAQEGTLDFYDISVSENTDSITLRGTIPNPLLPTGHRELVNDEFVRVILETVEPTNYLTIPRASVMIDQQGSYVYVVDDKSVAQVRRVTLGQSTPDMAVVTNGLKEGDKVITDGIQRVRPNTPVNAQPADQAPSPAAPKQG, from the coding sequence ATGCAAAAAACAAAGCGATTTCTTGTTGCGGGTTGCGCTATTGCAGCCCTTTCCTTTTCCACCCCATCATTTGCGCAGATGCCAAATGCTGGACCGCCGGCCGTCGGCGTCACGATTGCCAAGCTGAAGCCGATCAATGACACGACCGAGGTCAATGGCCGGGTCGAGGCGAAGGATTCCGTCAATCTCGTCGCCCGTGTGACCGGATTCCTGGAAGAACAACTTTTCAAGGAAGGTTCCGAGGTCAAGAAGGGCCAGGTCCTGTTCCGCATTGAGCGGCAGTCCTATGAGGCTGATCTGGATTCCAAGAAGGCCACTCTTGCCGAGAACCAGGCCACCCTTGAAAATTCAAATATATCCCTTGCTCGTAATGAACAACTTCGAGCTGGTGGAAGCGGTAGCCAGAGCAATCTGGACGACGCACGCGCCACGCAGCGGACCTCGATTGCCAAGGTGGCTGAATCGGAAGCGGATGTGCGCACCTCGCAGATCAATCTTGGCTATACCGATATCATCGCGCCTATCGATGGTCGTATCGGCCTTGCTTCGGTCACGGTCGGCAATGTCGTGTCGTCCTCATCGGGAACCTTGGCCACTGTGGTCAGTCAGGACCCGATGTATGTGAAATTCCCGATATCGGTGCGCCGTCTCATTGAATTGAGACAGCGGTTCGACAAGGAAGGTGGTCTGGAAAAGAGCGTGAAGCTCAAGATCCGCTTGCCCGATGGCAGACTATACGCTCAGGAAGGCACGCTCGATTTCTACGACATCAGCGTTTCCGAGAATACCGATTCCATCACCCTGCGTGGCACGATCCCCAATCCGCTGCTGCCAACGGGACATCGGGAACTGGTGAATGACGAATTCGTCCGCGTGATCCTCGAAACCGTCGAGCCAACCAACTACCTCACCATTCCGCGCGCCTCGGTCATGATCGACCAGCAGGGCTCCTACGTCTATGTGGTTGATGACAAGAGCGTTGCGCAGGTGCGCCGTGTGACGCTTGGGCAATCCACGCCTGACATGGCTGTTGTCACCAATGGCCTGAAGGAAGGCGACAAGGTGATTACCGACGGCATCCAGCGTGTTCGGCCCAATACACCGGTTAATGCACAGCCGGCCGACCAGGCTCCTTCACCCGCCGCACCAAAGCAGGGCTAA
- a CDS encoding TetR family transcriptional regulator: MRRTKEEAAETHMQLLNAAEQLFLTKGFDQTSLDEIAQTVGVTRGAVHWHFKNKRGILEALRNQAFKPFEHLAARLPADSSVDVFAALEQILFDMLAHLQADERRRGVIRVSLHLDLSIKETDSDGILSTLKGKLLPLFQVAADRGQLTAPWNPASAAMTLSATISGLIGEWAFGRDNFQLVPYAQQFVRIALVGFGMQSQDCSTFHKQPGKA; this comes from the coding sequence TTGCGGAGAACCAAGGAAGAAGCAGCCGAAACCCACATGCAGCTCCTGAACGCTGCCGAGCAACTTTTCCTCACCAAGGGCTTTGACCAGACGTCATTGGACGAAATTGCCCAGACAGTTGGCGTGACGCGCGGTGCTGTCCATTGGCACTTCAAGAACAAGCGCGGCATTCTCGAAGCCCTGCGCAACCAGGCTTTCAAGCCTTTCGAGCATTTGGCGGCTCGGCTTCCGGCGGACAGTTCCGTCGACGTGTTTGCCGCCCTTGAACAGATATTGTTCGACATGCTGGCGCATCTTCAGGCCGATGAGCGGCGGCGCGGTGTGATCCGGGTCAGCCTCCATCTGGACCTTTCGATAAAGGAAACCGACTCGGATGGCATTCTGAGCACACTCAAGGGCAAGCTGCTGCCCCTCTTCCAGGTTGCCGCCGACAGGGGCCAGTTGACCGCGCCCTGGAACCCTGCCTCCGCAGCCATGACCCTGAGCGCGACCATATCGGGCCTGATCGGCGAATGGGCCTTCGGGAGGGATAATTTCCAGCTCGTACCGTATGCACAGCAATTCGTCCGGATTGCTCTGGTGGGTTTCGGCATGCAAAGCCAGGACTGTTCTACATTCCATAAACAGCCTGGGAAGGCCTGA
- the argE gene encoding acetylornithine deacetylase: protein MERPLDILERLVAFPSVVGTANGEIVSFIRDYLQNHGTAVSVLPGPEGDRSNLFATIGPRHMPGYILSGHMDVVPAGESGWVSDPFQLRRDGDRLFGRGTSDMKGFLACALACVPKLAAMPLVRPIHLAFSYDEEAGCRGVPHMLAQLPSLCESPLGAIIGEPSGMRAIRAHKGKAAARVTITGRSGHSSRPDLGLNAIHAMSEVLIAARDAASDLTSGPFEAVFEPPYSSLQVGTVRGGQAVNIIPDTCEAEFEARAISGVDPAALLQPVRRAAEALKDKGFGVEWAEMSAYPALSLPQNAPLASLLHTLTSVEPLAAVSYGTEAGLFQQAGIDAIICGPGDISRAHKPNEYILMDELATCQTMITALADHCCQL, encoded by the coding sequence ATGGAGCGACCCTTGGACATTCTCGAACGCCTCGTGGCCTTCCCTTCCGTTGTCGGCACAGCCAACGGCGAGATCGTCAGCTTCATTCGTGACTATCTGCAAAACCACGGCACGGCAGTGAGCGTGCTTCCCGGGCCGGAGGGCGACCGCAGCAATCTGTTTGCCACCATCGGCCCCAGGCATATGCCCGGCTATATTCTGTCAGGCCATATGGATGTGGTGCCAGCAGGCGAAAGCGGTTGGGTGAGCGATCCATTCCAGTTGCGACGCGACGGTGACAGGCTTTTTGGCCGTGGCACCAGCGACATGAAGGGTTTTCTGGCTTGCGCTTTGGCGTGTGTGCCCAAACTCGCCGCCATGCCGCTTGTCCGCCCCATTCATCTTGCTTTTTCCTATGATGAAGAGGCCGGGTGCCGTGGCGTGCCGCATATGCTGGCGCAACTGCCGAGCCTTTGCGAAAGCCCACTTGGTGCCATCATAGGCGAGCCCAGCGGCATGCGGGCCATCCGCGCCCATAAGGGCAAGGCTGCGGCCCGCGTCACCATCACCGGGCGCTCCGGCCATTCATCGCGGCCCGATCTGGGCCTGAATGCGATTCATGCGATGAGTGAGGTTCTGATTGCTGCCCGCGATGCTGCCTCTGATTTAACGAGCGGCCCGTTTGAAGCGGTGTTTGAGCCGCCCTATTCCTCGCTGCAAGTGGGAACCGTGCGTGGTGGACAAGCCGTCAATATCATTCCTGATACCTGTGAGGCCGAGTTTGAGGCCCGCGCCATTTCTGGCGTTGATCCCGCAGCGCTTTTGCAGCCTGTTCGTCGGGCAGCGGAAGCGTTGAAAGACAAAGGCTTTGGAGTGGAATGGGCTGAAATGAGTGCATACCCCGCACTCTCACTCCCGCAAAACGCACCTCTTGCCAGCTTGCTGCACACTCTCACCAGCGTCGAGCCGCTGGCTGCCGTGAGTTACGGCACCGAAGCCGGGCTTTTCCAGCAAGCGGGAATCGATGCCATCATCTGCGGCCCCGGCGATATCAGCCGTGCCCACAAGCCCAACGAATATATCCTGATGGATGAGCTGGCCACCTGCCAGACGATGATCACCGCTCTCGCAGACCACTGCTGCCAACTCTGA
- a CDS encoding cupin domain-containing protein has protein sequence MSLLKTIDTNPTFTPKESKALPERLISGDPAFKTWPQDVCRGEMIHTGVWEATPGETKSIKGESFEYCHILSGVVEITPDGGEPVIYKAGDHFIMKPGFVGVWKTIETVKKIYVTIMA, from the coding sequence ATGTCTCTTTTGAAAACAATCGACACCAACCCCACGTTCACCCCGAAAGAATCCAAGGCCCTGCCAGAACGTTTGATCTCTGGTGATCCGGCCTTCAAGACCTGGCCGCAGGATGTCTGCCGTGGCGAAATGATCCACACCGGCGTGTGGGAAGCCACCCCCGGCGAGACCAAATCCATCAAGGGCGAGAGCTTTGAATACTGCCATATTCTGTCGGGTGTGGTGGAGATCACCCCGGATGGCGGCGAGCCGGTGATTTACAAGGCAGGCGATCATTTCATCATGAAGCCGGGCTTTGTTGGCGTTTGGAAAACCATTGAAACGGTGAAGAAAATCTACGTCACCATCATGGCGTAA
- a CDS encoding aldehyde dehydrogenase family protein, whose protein sequence is MTLSFDPDTIALPIGHFIGDTLVDANGALDMYRPSDGKAYAGCPIANEDMVDRAVQTAKQALKTSKWGSVRPRERTIVLQRWADLIESEAETLAKLEALSSTRPVGHLIAGDIAVTAEQIRFFAEMADKEGDALVPTDGDSLGMIMSEPYGVVGAITPWNFPVSMAGWKLGPALAAGNAVVLKPSEMTPFSSIYLAQLAVQAGIPAGLINIVLGDGAVTGNAITGHPDIAKVSFTGSTGAGQAIMGNIARTGVKPMTLELGGKSPQLVFADADLDKAAAAIAQSILSNAGQACVAGSRLIVERSVMEPLAQAIIAKMKAVKAGPTWDATAQYSPIISQRQRERIDSIVKAAIDAGAECLTGGDIMEGDGYFYTPTLLSHVDQSSPAVTQEIFGPVLTMQSFAHEDEALALADHPTYGLCAGLFTRDLSRALRLTRSLQAGTVWVNRYGRSRDHILPTGGYKQSGIGKDLGREAYHANRKSKSVLIGL, encoded by the coding sequence ATGACCCTCAGCTTCGATCCAGACACAATCGCCCTGCCCATCGGCCATTTCATTGGCGATACGCTGGTGGATGCCAATGGCGCACTCGACATGTATCGCCCATCAGATGGCAAGGCCTATGCGGGCTGTCCGATTGCCAATGAGGACATGGTGGATCGGGCTGTTCAAACCGCAAAACAGGCGCTGAAAACCAGCAAATGGGGCAGTGTTCGCCCTCGCGAACGCACCATTGTGCTCCAACGCTGGGCAGACCTGATTGAAAGCGAGGCCGAAACGCTGGCCAAGCTGGAGGCTCTCTCCTCCACCCGTCCCGTAGGCCATCTGATTGCGGGTGACATTGCTGTGACCGCAGAGCAAATCCGCTTCTTTGCCGAAATGGCAGACAAGGAAGGCGATGCGCTGGTGCCGACGGATGGTGATAGTCTCGGCATGATCATGAGCGAGCCTTATGGCGTGGTCGGAGCGATCACGCCATGGAATTTTCCGGTTTCCATGGCGGGTTGGAAGCTTGGGCCAGCACTGGCCGCTGGCAACGCCGTGGTACTAAAACCATCGGAAATGACGCCCTTTTCCAGCATCTATCTGGCGCAATTGGCAGTTCAGGCCGGGATTCCGGCGGGCCTGATCAATATCGTGCTGGGTGATGGTGCCGTCACTGGCAATGCCATCACCGGCCATCCCGATATTGCCAAGGTCAGCTTTACCGGCTCCACCGGAGCGGGTCAGGCCATCATGGGCAATATTGCCCGCACGGGCGTCAAACCCATGACGCTGGAACTGGGCGGCAAAAGCCCGCAACTGGTGTTTGCCGATGCCGATCTGGACAAGGCCGCCGCTGCCATTGCCCAAAGCATTCTTTCAAACGCTGGCCAAGCCTGTGTTGCTGGCTCACGCCTGATTGTTGAGCGCAGTGTGATGGAGCCTTTGGCACAAGCGATCATCGCCAAAATGAAGGCGGTGAAAGCTGGCCCCACATGGGATGCGACAGCACAATATTCGCCGATCATCTCCCAGCGTCAACGCGAGCGGATCGACAGCATCGTCAAGGCCGCCATTGATGCCGGGGCGGAATGTCTGACGGGTGGCGACATTATGGAAGGCGATGGGTATTTTTATACGCCAACCTTGCTTTCCCATGTCGATCAATCTTCACCCGCCGTCACACAGGAGATTTTCGGCCCTGTCTTGACCATGCAGTCATTTGCGCATGAGGATGAGGCGCTGGCACTGGCCGATCACCCCACCTATGGGCTTTGTGCAGGCCTGTTTACCCGTGATCTCTCTCGCGCCCTTCGACTTACACGCTCGCTTCAAGCGGGCACTGTCTGGGTAAACCGCTATGGCCGCTCGCGGGATCATATTCTGCCCACGGGCGGATACAAGCAATCTGGAATCGGCAAGGATCTGGGCCGCGAGGCCTACCATGCAAATCGCAAGAGCAAGAGTGTGTTGATTGGGCTTTGA
- a CDS encoding NAD(P)/FAD-dependent oxidoreductase — MKYLSYWHDTAPQFAEGITGAIEGDFDVAVIGGGFTGLAAARQLAKAGAKVIVLEGQRIGWGASGRNGGHLNNGLAHSYLGAKAELGKERAIALYQALDSSIDTIEALIAEEGIDCNFRRAGKLKLASKPQHFEGLARNFEALHGEVDPDTALLSPADLKNEVGSPFFGAMLSKKSAMMHMGRYVVGLAKAAQRHGADIAEQASVTSVEKQGDRHHLTTARGRVTAKDVLVATGAYTTPNFSFFRRRIIAVGSFLIATRPLSDMEVASVMPGNRTCVNTMNIGNYWRLSSDNRLIFGGRARFSAASDQQSDAKSGEILRQSLAAIFPQLAKVKIDYCWGGLVDMTKDRYPRAGYQDGLWYAMGYSGHGAQLSTHLGMIMADTIMGKPDVNPLKGLDWPAVPGHFGKPWFLPLVGMYYKMLDRFQ; from the coding sequence ATGAAATATCTTTCCTACTGGCACGACACCGCCCCGCAATTTGCCGAGGGCATCACCGGCGCAATTGAAGGCGATTTTGATGTCGCCGTGATTGGCGGCGGCTTTACAGGCCTCGCTGCCGCCCGCCAACTGGCGAAGGCGGGGGCAAAGGTGATCGTGCTGGAGGGGCAGCGCATCGGCTGGGGTGCCTCTGGCCGCAATGGCGGGCACCTCAACAATGGTTTGGCCCACAGCTATCTGGGGGCCAAGGCTGAACTGGGCAAAGAGCGGGCGATTGCGCTTTACCAAGCGCTCGACAGTTCCATCGATACCATCGAGGCGCTGATTGCCGAGGAAGGCATTGATTGCAATTTCCGCCGTGCCGGAAAGCTGAAACTGGCCTCCAAACCGCAGCATTTCGAAGGGCTTGCCCGCAATTTTGAAGCTTTGCATGGCGAGGTTGATCCAGATACGGCGCTTTTGTCGCCTGCGGATTTAAAAAATGAGGTTGGCTCACCTTTTTTTGGTGCCATGCTCTCCAAAAAAAGCGCCATGATGCATATGGGCCGCTATGTCGTGGGCCTTGCGAAAGCCGCCCAACGCCATGGCGCTGACATTGCCGAACAGGCCTCTGTCACCTCTGTTGAAAAACAAGGCGACCGCCACCACCTGACCACTGCACGGGGCCGCGTGACCGCCAAGGATGTGCTGGTGGCCACCGGGGCCTATACCACGCCCAATTTCAGCTTCTTCCGCCGCCGCATCATTGCCGTTGGCAGTTTTCTGATTGCCACGCGGCCTTTATCAGACATGGAAGTGGCCAGCGTGATGCCAGGCAACCGCACTTGCGTGAACACCATGAATATCGGCAATTACTGGCGTCTGTCGTCCGACAACCGGCTGATTTTCGGCGGTCGCGCCCGTTTCTCTGCGGCCTCCGATCAGCAATCGGACGCCAAAAGCGGCGAAATCCTGCGCCAATCCCTTGCCGCGATTTTCCCGCAGCTTGCCAAGGTCAAGATCGATTATTGCTGGGGTGGTCTGGTGGATATGACCAAGGACCGCTATCCCCGCGCAGGCTATCAGGACGGCTTGTGGTACGCCATGGGCTATTCCGGCCACGGGGCGCAGCTTTCTACCCATCTCGGCATGATCATGGCGGATACCATCATGGGCAAGCCCGATGTCAATCCGCTGAAAGGTCTGGACTGGCCCGCCGTGCCGGGACACTTTGGCAAGCCATGGTTTTTGCCGCTGGTGGGAATGTATTACAAGATGCTGGATCGGTTTCAGTAA
- a CDS encoding haloacid dehalogenase type II — MAPFRPKFITFDCYGTLINFQMAEAARDIYGPQLDAGHMDEFVKDFSAYRLDEVLGDWKPYADVVHNAIERTCKRNGVTFRDEDAKTVYERVPSWGPHPDVPAGLAKVAKEIPLVILSNAMNSQIMSNVEKLGAPFHAVYTAEQAQSYKPRMKGFEYMFDMLGCGPDDITHVSSSFRYDLMTAHDLGIKNKVWVNRGHEPANPYYGYQEIAGVYDLPGVFGL, encoded by the coding sequence ATGGCTCCCTTCCGCCCGAAATTCATCACCTTCGATTGCTACGGTACGCTCATCAATTTCCAGATGGCGGAAGCGGCCCGCGATATTTACGGCCCCCAGCTGGACGCTGGCCACATGGATGAGTTTGTGAAAGACTTCTCAGCCTATCGTCTGGATGAAGTGCTGGGCGACTGGAAGCCCTATGCCGATGTGGTCCACAATGCCATTGAACGCACCTGCAAGAGAAATGGCGTGACCTTCCGCGATGAAGACGCCAAGACCGTATATGAGCGCGTACCCAGCTGGGGTCCGCACCCGGACGTGCCTGCTGGTCTTGCCAAAGTGGCCAAGGAAATTCCGCTGGTCATCCTGTCCAACGCCATGAATTCGCAGATCATGTCCAATGTGGAAAAGCTTGGTGCACCTTTCCATGCGGTCTATACGGCAGAGCAGGCGCAATCCTACAAGCCGCGCATGAAGGGCTTTGAATATATGTTCGACATGCTTGGCTGCGGCCCTGATGACATTACCCATGTGTCGTCTTCCTTCCGCTATGATCTGATGACCGCCCATGATCTGGGCATCAAGAACAAAGTCTGGGTCAACCGGGGTCATGAGCCAGCCAATCCCTATTATGGCTATCAGGAAATCGCGGGCGTTTACGATCTGCCCGGCGTGTTTGGTCTTTAA
- a CDS encoding GNAT family N-acetyltransferase, translating to MQASQIDIISFGPEHIDGAFLLSQQAQWPHRREDWAFVLSLSKGFVALEGNRVVGTAMATLYGETCATINMVIVDASMRGRGLGRKLMDMALNAADGRECRLVATQDGLPLYEKLGFVAAGEIIQHQGIVEDGTIANSAISWADQDVAQELGTLDAAAFGADRSGLLSKLAETGKFAILRDAGRITGYIALRPFGRGEVAGPVVAANQDDAKALLSFVFAARTGSFLRVDTAVATGLAPWLTLQGLVHVGGGVPMRRNAAQIDPNESASVKTYALASQALG from the coding sequence ATGCAGGCGAGCCAAATCGACATCATTTCCTTTGGTCCCGAACACATCGACGGCGCATTTTTGCTATCGCAGCAAGCCCAATGGCCACATCGCCGGGAAGATTGGGCCTTTGTGCTGTCCTTGAGCAAGGGCTTTGTGGCGCTTGAAGGCAACCGCGTGGTGGGAACCGCCATGGCGACGCTGTATGGCGAGACCTGCGCCACCATCAACATGGTGATTGTCGATGCCTCCATGCGCGGTCGCGGGCTTGGTCGTAAATTGATGGACATGGCCTTAAATGCCGCAGATGGGCGCGAATGCCGTCTGGTGGCAACGCAGGATGGTCTGCCCCTCTACGAAAAGCTTGGCTTTGTCGCCGCTGGTGAAATTATCCAGCATCAAGGCATTGTCGAAGATGGCACTATCGCCAATTCTGCAATCTCCTGGGCTGATCAGGACGTGGCGCAAGAATTGGGCACCCTTGATGCGGCAGCCTTTGGCGCGGATCGGAGTGGTCTGCTGAGCAAGCTCGCGGAAACCGGCAAGTTTGCCATTCTCAGAGATGCTGGCCGCATCACCGGCTATATCGCCCTGCGTCCCTTTGGTCGCGGTGAAGTCGCGGGGCCGGTCGTGGCGGCCAATCAGGACGATGCAAAAGCCCTTCTGTCCTTTGTGTTCGCTGCAAGAACAGGATCATTTCTGCGCGTTGACACAGCCGTTGCAACAGGCCTTGCGCCTTGGTTGACGCTGCAAGGCCTTGTTCACGTGGGCGGCGGCGTGCCGATGCGACGCAATGCGGCACAGATAGATCCGAATGAATCGGCTTCCGTTAAAACCTACGCACTCGCCAGCCAGGCCCTCGGCTGA